TGGAAGGTGCGCAGTTCGTAATCAAGAATCCGAACGCCACTTCGACCTGCGGTTGCGGTTCATCTTTTAACGTGTAGCCCTGAATTCCGACAAGCAGGGGGCGGGGGAACTCCCCCCTTTCGCATTTAGCAAGGGTAGATTGCCCCGAGAATTCGAGCCCCCTTGGCTCCCGTGACTGCCGGTAGATTGCCCGGCAGGCCCAGCTTAGTCTGCCTTGCCATCCATGCAAAGGCCACGGCTTCCACCCAATCAGCATCAATTCCCAGCATATCGCTCGCGAATACCCGGCTGCGCGGCAAGTGTTCCGCCAGCCTCTTCATCAAAGCCAAATTGTGGGCACCTCCCCCACAGACGACGATTTCATGTGGATTACCACACCAATGCTCAATGGCCGAGATTATGGATATTGAAGTCAGCTCGAGCAGCGTCGCTTGCACATCTTCAGGAGCTTCGCTGCCAATTAAGCGGGACTTCAGCCAGTCGAGACTGAATTGCTCGCGGCCGCAACTCTTTGGCGGGGTACAGGCGAAGAACGGGTGCGCCAAAAGTGCATTGAGAAGTCGCGGAATGATGCAACCCTGAGATGCCCATTTGCCCTCCTCGTCAAAGGTTCGGCCGGTGTGTTGTTGTACCCAAGCATCGAGCAGCATATTGCCAGGGCCGGTGTCGAACCCTTTTGTGATGGAGCCTGGGAGAAGGTCGGTGACATTGGCTATGCCGCCTACGT
The window above is part of the Denitratisoma sp. genome. Proteins encoded here:
- a CDS encoding anhydro-N-acetylmuramic acid kinase codes for the protein MNTASPKNAESGLYVGLMSGTSLDGVDAVLVDFGTHPPKLIATHYLPYSRHLSGRLLALQVIGDNELHHAALLGIEITHLYHQAIDALLVGACVLAESVVAIGCHGQTVRHCPNNGYTLQLGNPALLAELCGISVIADFRSRDIAAGGQGAPLVPAFHEAAFRSSDVHRVILNVGGIANVTDLLPGSITKGFDTGPGNMLLDAWVQQHTGRTFDEEGKWASQGCIIPRLLNALLAHPFFACTPPKSCGREQFSLDWLKSRLIGSEAPEDVQATLLELTSISIISAIEHWCGNPHEIVVCGGGAHNLALMKRLAEHLPRSRVFASDMLGIDADWVEAVAFAWMARQTKLGLPGNLPAVTGAKGARILGAIYPC